A genomic stretch from Narcine bancroftii isolate sNarBan1 chromosome 9, sNarBan1.hap1, whole genome shotgun sequence includes:
- the LOC138743033 gene encoding putative uncharacterized protein FLJ46204, translated as THTHTHTHTHMHTHSHTHTHTHTHTHIHTHIHTHTHTHTRTHTHTHSHTHTHTHRHTHIHTHTHTHSHTHTHTHTLTHTPHTHRHTHAHTQTHAHTHTLTHTQTHTHTHTRTHAHTHTHTHSLTHTHTHTHTLTHTHTHTDTHTLTHTHAHTHSHTHRHTHIHTHAHTHTHAHTRTHTHTHTHTHTLTHTTHTRTHTNTRTHTHSHTHRHTHTYTHTHTHTHVRTHTHTHTHTHKHT; from the exons acacacacacacacacacacacacacacacatgcacacacactcacacacacacacacacacacacactcacacacacatacacacacacatacacacacac acacacacacacacacgcacacacacgcacacacactcacacacacacactcacacacacagacacacacacatacacacacacacgcacacacactcacacacacacactcacacacacacactcacacacacaccacacacacacagacacacacacgcacacacacaaacacacgcacacacacacacactcacacacacacagacacacacacatactcacacacgcacacacgcac acacacacactcacacacactcactcacacacacacacactcacacacacacactcacacacactcacacacacacagacacacacacactcacacacacacacgctcacacacactcacacacacacagacacacacacatacacacacacgcacacacgcacacacacgcacacacacgcacacacactcacacacacactcacacacacacactcacacacacaacacacacacgcacacacacaaacacacgcacgcacacacactcacacacacacagacacacacacacatacacacacacacacacgcacacacacgtgcgcacacacacacacactcacacacacacacacaaacacact